One Ictalurus furcatus strain D&B chromosome 24, Billie_1.0, whole genome shotgun sequence DNA segment encodes these proteins:
- the LOC128600777 gene encoding olfactory receptor 6N2-like has protein sequence MNKRLHEPMYIFIAALLCNALFGATAVYPKLLTDLLSEKQVSSYHGCLFQAFCVYTYAASEFMLLSAMAYDRYVSICKPLHYSNMVKMPTVRKLICFSWFLPCCAIGIGYVLLSQLPLCKFKMNRIYCDAHSIVKLSCTGTSVINLFGLAIFSIAIFPPVIFIIYSYMRILAVCLKNSKDFRRKALQTCLPHLLIFINFSVNMCFEMINNRLESNQIPHIIAIILSVEYLFIPPLFNPIIYGLKLQEILKSIKRLISWKKRAEVYF, from the coding sequence ATGAACAAACGTCTCCATGAGCCCATGTACATTTTCATTGCTGCTTTGCTTTGTAATGCTCTCTTTGGAGCAACTGCTGTTTATCCTAAACTGCTCACTGATTTACTTTCTGAAAAACAAGTCAGTTCTTACCACGGCtgtttatttcaggctttttgtGTTTATACATATGCTGCATCAGAATTCATGCTGCTATCAGCTATGGCCTATGACCGATATGTGTCTATCTGTAAACCTTTACATTATTCAAATATGGTAAAAATGCCCACTGTCAGAAAGCTCATATGTTTTTCATGGTTTTTACCTTGTTGTGCAATTGGTATAGGATACGTACTACTATCCCAGCTTCCATTgtgtaaatttaaaatgaatagaaTATACTGTGATGCTCACTCAATTGTCAAATTAAGTTGTACAGGAACATCTGTTATTAACCTTTTTGGACTTGCTATTTTCAGCATTGCTATATTTCCTCCAGTGATCTTCATAATCTACTCGTACATGAGGATACTCGCTGTGTGTTTAAAGAATTCTAAAGATTTCAGAAGAAAAGCTCTACAGACCTGTTTACCACATCTGCTCATTTTTATCAATTTTTCTGTTAACATGTGTTTTGAAATGATAAATAACAGACtagaatcaaatcaaattccCCATATTATTGCCATAATCCTGTCAGttgaatatttattcattcctcCTTTATTCAATCCCATAATATATGGATTAAAACTGCAGGAGATTTTGAAAAGCATCAAGAGGTTGATTTCATGGAAGAAGAGGGCTGAGGTTTATTTTTAG